In the genome of Hyphomonas sp. Mor2, one region contains:
- a CDS encoding enoyl-CoA hydratase — MAYETLLTEVDGGVAVITLNRPDALNAFNNQLMDELTAALDRFDNDAEIGCIVLTGSKKAFAAGADIKEMRDQSYMDAYYSDFITRNWERAARMRKPLIAAVNGYALGGGCELAMMCDFILAGEKAKFGQPEITIGVSPGAGGTQRLTRFAGKSKAMEMCLTGRMMDAEEAERCGLVSRIVPVDDLLDEAKAVAKKIASMPRAAAMLTKEMVNTAYETPLSQGVMFERRLFHSLFATEDQKEGMEAFVDKRQAHFKNQ, encoded by the coding sequence ATGGCCTATGAGACGCTTTTGACGGAAGTGGACGGCGGAGTCGCTGTCATCACTCTGAACCGCCCTGACGCCTTGAACGCGTTCAATAACCAATTGATGGACGAATTGACCGCGGCGCTGGACCGGTTCGACAATGATGCGGAGATTGGCTGCATCGTCCTCACCGGGTCCAAGAAAGCCTTTGCCGCTGGTGCCGATATCAAGGAAATGCGCGATCAGTCCTATATGGATGCCTATTATAGCGACTTCATCACCCGCAACTGGGAGCGCGCGGCGCGGATGCGCAAACCGCTGATCGCGGCGGTGAACGGCTATGCGCTGGGCGGTGGATGCGAGCTCGCCATGATGTGCGACTTCATTCTGGCCGGTGAAAAGGCCAAGTTTGGTCAGCCTGAAATCACCATTGGGGTGTCACCCGGCGCCGGAGGCACGCAGCGCCTCACCCGCTTTGCGGGCAAATCCAAGGCGATGGAAATGTGCCTCACGGGCCGGATGATGGATGCAGAGGAAGCCGAGCGCTGCGGTCTGGTCTCTCGCATTGTCCCGGTCGATGACCTGCTTGACGAAGCCAAGGCCGTCGCAAAGAAGATCGCCTCCATGCCGCGTGCGGCAGCGATGCTGACCAAGGAAATGGTCAATACGGCCTATGAAACGCCGCTCAGCCAGGGCGTGATGTTCGAGCGCCGCCTGTTTCATTCCCTGTTCGCAACTGAGGATCAGAAAGAAGGCATGGAAGCCTTCGTCGACAAGCGCCAGGCGCATTTCAAAAACCAGTAA
- the mutS gene encoding DNA mismatch repair protein MutS yields the protein MPDTAASVKKPKAPTPFMAQYLAIKAQHDDALLFFRMGDFYELFFEDAVRAAEILDITLTSRGEHDGKPIPMAGVPYHAAEGYLARLIKAGERVAVCEQTESPAEAKKRGSKAIVNREIVRIVTPGTITEDSLLPPRRGQALVAVAFAAGGAEAALAACDVSTGHFEVRAFSPETYGETLGALPVTELLITESDADKPLVRLAQETLRLSQTYRPNGAASAKSGERLLKDAFKIAALESFGVFSKAELAACGLLLDYLSITQAGDDIRLDPPRRSTSTQGLSIDPATRASLEIDTALDGSRRGTLLATIDRTLTAPGARLLAARIARPETDAAEISARHDAIAYFLANDHLREAVRAALKAAPDLERARARIRLGRGGPRDLAAISAALRAGEHAVAEVARAATHPPPLLETALQALTLTNAPDLAALVADLSRALADDLPTLARDGGFIATGWDEALDEARALKSDSRQIIAQLQTRYADDTGIAGLKIKFNNVLGYFIDVSARHADPMMQPPLAETFIHRQTLASNVRFSTTELSELAGKISRADDVAKGRELAIFETFCGRVEAQSETLSAAALALAEIDTAAANAEWASETNGVRPTLSADPVFAAKGLRHPVVEAALRKQGDGFTANDLTLDASGDSGARLALVTGPNMAGKSTYLRQACLAVILAQAGLYVPARQLTVGIADRVFSRVGASDDLSRGRSTFMVEMVETAAILTQATAQSFVILDEVGRGTSTYDGLAIAWAAVEHLHNTNKCRALFATHYHELTSLADDLPSATNLSLRAKEWKDELVFLHDVQPGPADRSYGVQVARLAGLPARAVKRAEQVLKQLEAAPDAMETLPLFAAITETEDAPEALAADHPALNLLETVDPDSLTPREALDLIYKLKDRT from the coding sequence GTGCCTGACACCGCCGCTTCCGTGAAAAAGCCAAAAGCGCCAACGCCGTTCATGGCGCAATACCTTGCCATCAAAGCGCAGCATGACGATGCACTCTTGTTTTTTCGCATGGGCGACTTCTACGAATTGTTCTTCGAAGATGCCGTGCGAGCGGCTGAAATCCTCGACATCACTTTAACGTCAAGAGGTGAGCACGACGGCAAACCCATTCCGATGGCGGGCGTTCCCTATCATGCAGCCGAGGGGTATCTGGCGCGCTTGATCAAGGCCGGCGAGCGGGTGGCCGTGTGCGAACAGACCGAAAGTCCCGCCGAAGCCAAGAAGCGCGGATCGAAGGCGATCGTGAATCGCGAGATTGTGCGGATTGTCACGCCAGGCACGATTACCGAAGACAGTCTTCTGCCGCCGCGCCGGGGGCAGGCGCTGGTCGCAGTGGCGTTTGCGGCGGGCGGTGCCGAGGCGGCGTTGGCCGCCTGCGATGTTTCGACCGGTCATTTTGAAGTGCGCGCGTTCTCACCCGAAACCTATGGCGAAACGCTGGGCGCCTTACCGGTCACGGAATTGCTGATCACGGAAAGCGATGCCGACAAGCCTCTTGTCCGCCTGGCGCAGGAAACCTTGCGCCTGTCGCAAACCTATCGCCCCAACGGCGCGGCTTCGGCGAAGTCCGGTGAGCGCCTGTTGAAAGATGCGTTCAAGATCGCCGCGCTGGAGTCCTTTGGCGTGTTCAGCAAGGCGGAGCTCGCCGCCTGCGGATTGTTGCTGGATTATCTCTCCATCACCCAGGCTGGCGATGACATTCGCCTCGACCCGCCGCGGCGATCGACCTCGACACAGGGGCTCTCCATAGATCCGGCCACGCGAGCCAGTCTGGAGATCGATACAGCCCTGGACGGCAGTCGTCGTGGCACGCTGCTCGCCACGATCGATCGCACCCTGACGGCGCCCGGCGCTCGTTTGCTGGCCGCACGCATCGCCCGGCCGGAAACCGATGCCGCTGAGATCAGCGCGCGCCATGACGCCATCGCCTATTTCCTTGCCAATGATCACTTGCGTGAGGCTGTCCGCGCCGCGCTGAAAGCCGCGCCGGACCTTGAACGCGCCCGGGCCCGCATTCGTCTGGGGCGAGGCGGTCCGAGAGACCTGGCCGCGATCTCTGCGGCCTTGCGGGCGGGTGAGCATGCCGTGGCCGAAGTGGCGCGTGCGGCAACCCACCCACCCCCACTGCTCGAAACCGCCTTGCAAGCACTGACCCTGACCAATGCGCCGGACCTTGCCGCACTTGTCGCCGACCTCTCGCGGGCGCTCGCCGATGACTTGCCCACCCTGGCCCGCGATGGCGGCTTCATCGCGACAGGCTGGGACGAAGCGCTGGATGAGGCGCGCGCGCTGAAATCCGATAGCCGGCAGATCATCGCGCAGCTGCAAACCCGATATGCTGATGACACCGGCATTGCCGGACTGAAGATCAAGTTCAACAATGTGCTGGGCTATTTTATCGATGTCTCGGCACGTCACGCTGACCCGATGATGCAGCCGCCTTTGGCTGAGACCTTCATTCACCGTCAGACCCTGGCCTCAAATGTCCGCTTCTCGACCACCGAACTCTCCGAGCTGGCTGGAAAGATTTCGCGGGCCGACGATGTCGCCAAAGGGCGCGAGCTGGCTATTTTTGAAACCTTCTGTGGGCGCGTTGAAGCCCAATCAGAGACACTGAGTGCGGCGGCACTGGCGCTGGCTGAAATCGATACAGCCGCGGCAAATGCCGAATGGGCGAGCGAGACCAACGGGGTCCGCCCCACGCTTTCGGCGGACCCCGTTTTCGCGGCGAAAGGGTTGCGCCATCCGGTTGTTGAAGCAGCGCTGCGCAAGCAAGGAGACGGATTTACGGCCAATGATCTGACCCTCGATGCAAGTGGAGATTCAGGGGCGCGGCTGGCCCTGGTCACGGGTCCGAACATGGCCGGTAAGTCGACCTATCTGCGTCAGGCTTGCCTCGCTGTGATCCTCGCGCAAGCCGGCCTGTACGTGCCAGCCCGCCAGCTGACCGTTGGAATCGCCGACCGGGTCTTCTCACGCGTTGGCGCCAGCGACGATCTCTCACGCGGACGCTCGACCTTCATGGTTGAGATGGTCGAAACCGCCGCCATCCTGACTCAAGCGACAGCGCAGTCCTTTGTCATCCTCGATGAGGTCGGACGTGGCACGTCGACCTATGACGGCCTGGCCATTGCCTGGGCGGCGGTGGAGCATTTGCACAATACCAATAAGTGCCGGGCGCTGTTCGCGACGCATTATCATGAGCTGACCAGCCTGGCAGACGACTTGCCCTCGGCCACCAACCTCTCCTTGCGCGCCAAGGAATGGAAAGACGAATTGGTCTTCCTGCATGATGTTCAGCCCGGCCCCGCGGATCGCTCTTATGGAGTCCAGGTGGCGCGCCTGGCTGGACTGCCCGCGCGCGCCGTCAAACGCGCTGAGCAAGTGCTGAAACAGCTTGAAGCAGCGCCGGATGCCATGGAAACGCTGCCTTTGTTCGCCGCGATCACCGAGACGGAAGATGCGCCAGAAGCGCTGGCTGCTGACCATCCAGCGCTCAACCTGCTCGAAACGGTGGATCCGGACAGCCTGACCCCGCGCGAGGCGCTCGACCTGATCTACAAGCTCAAGGACCGGACCTGA
- a CDS encoding NADP-dependent malic enzyme, protein MTNKRPSFTDQEALDFHAQPSPGKISMMPTKPMQTQRDLSLAYSPGVAVPVEAIGRDEDLAYDYTSKGNMVAVISNGTAILGLGDLGAMASKPVMEGKSVLFKRFADIDSFDVEVETKDVDEFCTVVRNIGATWGGINLEDIASPEAFIIEQRLRDELDIPVFHDDQHGTAIIAAAGIINACAITGRKLEDLTVAVSGAGAAGLSVAGLIRHLGVKAENILMCDSRGVLFEGRTEKMDQFKSAFTVKTDKRTLAEAMEGADCFLGLSVKGAVTQDMVKSMAKNPIIFAMANPDPEITPEEIKAVRGDAIIATGRSDYPNQVNNVLGFPYIFRGALDVRARSINEEMKVAAARALAELAREDVPDEVAAAYHGARPQFGKDYIIPTPFDPRLISFIPPFVAQAAMDTGVARKPIEDMEEYRHSLARRLDPTASFLQGVQSAVRRDQKRIVFAEGEEPQVVRAAWTFKQQGLGQPILIGRQAQVERTMKQMGVPEGALDIVNARLSDRNADYTDYLYARLQRRGYLKRDAQRLVNQDRNVFGCCMLASGDADGMVTGVTRNYDVCLTDVRLSLDPLPEADVIGMSMVINRGKTIFIADTSVNELPDGDQLAGIAKEAAKAVKRLGFIPRVAFLSYSTFGNPMGERAEKVRDAVAILDACGDCDFEYEGDIAADVALNPMHKVLYPFSRLSGEANVLIMPAIHSASISTKLLEGMSRATIIGPVLLGMSKPVQIASLGATVNDIVNLATVAAFDIDQVGA, encoded by the coding sequence ATGACTAACAAGCGTCCAAGTTTCACTGATCAAGAAGCGCTTGATTTCCACGCCCAACCGAGCCCGGGCAAAATCTCCATGATGCCGACCAAGCCGATGCAGACGCAGCGCGATCTGTCTCTGGCTTATAGTCCGGGTGTCGCTGTGCCGGTGGAAGCGATCGGGCGGGATGAAGATCTCGCCTATGATTACACGTCGAAGGGCAACATGGTTGCGGTGATTTCGAACGGCACGGCGATTCTTGGCCTCGGTGATCTCGGCGCCATGGCGTCCAAGCCGGTCATGGAAGGCAAGTCGGTTCTGTTCAAGCGCTTCGCAGACATCGATAGTTTCGATGTTGAAGTGGAAACCAAGGATGTCGATGAGTTCTGCACTGTGGTTCGCAATATTGGCGCCACCTGGGGCGGTATCAATCTCGAGGACATTGCCTCCCCTGAAGCCTTCATCATCGAGCAGCGCCTGCGCGATGAGCTCGATATTCCGGTCTTCCATGATGACCAGCACGGCACCGCCATCATCGCAGCAGCGGGCATTATCAATGCCTGCGCAATTACTGGACGCAAGCTTGAGGACCTGACCGTGGCTGTGTCCGGCGCCGGGGCGGCCGGTCTCTCTGTCGCCGGTCTTATTCGCCATCTGGGCGTCAAGGCCGAGAATATCCTGATGTGTGACAGCCGCGGTGTGCTGTTTGAAGGGCGCACCGAGAAGATGGATCAGTTCAAGTCCGCCTTCACCGTCAAGACGGACAAGCGCACCCTCGCCGAGGCCATGGAGGGCGCAGACTGTTTCCTCGGCCTTTCGGTCAAAGGCGCTGTCACCCAGGACATGGTCAAGTCCATGGCCAAGAACCCGATCATTTTCGCCATGGCCAACCCAGACCCAGAGATCACACCGGAAGAAATCAAGGCCGTACGCGGCGACGCGATCATCGCCACCGGGCGTTCGGACTATCCGAACCAGGTCAACAATGTCCTCGGGTTTCCCTATATCTTCCGCGGCGCCCTGGATGTCCGCGCCCGTTCGATCAATGAGGAAATGAAGGTCGCCGCTGCACGCGCCCTCGCCGAGCTCGCGCGTGAGGATGTGCCGGACGAAGTCGCCGCCGCCTATCACGGGGCTCGTCCGCAATTCGGCAAAGACTATATCATCCCAACTCCATTTGATCCGCGCCTGATCAGCTTTATCCCGCCCTTCGTGGCACAGGCCGCCATGGATACCGGCGTTGCGCGCAAGCCGATTGAGGACATGGAAGAGTATCGCCACTCGCTGGCGCGGCGCCTCGACCCGACCGCCTCTTTCCTGCAAGGCGTCCAATCCGCCGTGCGCCGCGATCAGAAACGCATCGTGTTTGCCGAGGGTGAAGAGCCGCAAGTTGTGCGCGCCGCCTGGACGTTCAAGCAACAGGGGCTCGGGCAACCCATATTGATCGGACGGCAGGCTCAGGTCGAACGAACGATGAAACAGATGGGTGTTCCGGAAGGGGCACTCGACATTGTCAATGCCCGTCTGTCTGACCGCAATGCCGATTATACCGACTATCTCTATGCGCGCCTGCAACGGCGCGGCTATCTCAAACGGGATGCCCAACGTCTGGTCAATCAGGATCGCAACGTATTCGGCTGCTGTATGCTGGCCAGTGGCGACGCCGACGGCATGGTCACCGGGGTGACCCGGAATTATGATGTCTGCCTGACCGATGTACGCCTGTCCCTGGATCCGCTTCCGGAGGCCGACGTGATTGGCATGTCCATGGTCATCAATCGCGGGAAAACGATCTTCATCGCAGATACCAGCGTCAATGAATTGCCCGATGGCGATCAGTTGGCCGGGATCGCCAAAGAGGCTGCGAAGGCGGTGAAGCGGCTCGGATTCATTCCGCGCGTCGCATTCCTGTCCTACTCGACCTTCGGCAACCCGATGGGCGAGCGGGCCGAAAAGGTCCGCGATGCGGTGGCCATCCTGGATGCGTGCGGAGATTGCGATTTTGAGTATGAAGGCGACATTGCCGCTGATGTGGCGCTCAACCCGATGCACAAGGTTCTCTACCCCTTCTCGCGCCTGTCGGGTGAGGCCAATGTCCTGATCATGCCAGCTATCCACTCGGCCTCGATCTCGACCAAGCTGTTGGAAGGCATGTCACGCGCCACGATTATCGGCCCGGTTCTGCTTGGCATGTCCAAGCCAGTGCAGATCGCGTCCCTCGGCGCGACAGTCAACGATATTGTCAATCTGGCGACCGTGGCGGCCTTCGATATCGATCAGGTGGGGGCTTAG
- a CDS encoding ATP-binding protein translates to MSENESKLSPEQSFLATASHEIRTPLNGILGTVSLLLETELSPAQREYADAIQNSGERLLDLLNNVLDFARLDTGEIELSTEVFRPTALAREVVELLSPRVHARGLDIALRCHADRALTLRGDAGKTRQILFNLIGNALKFTEDGAILVDLAFQGGHLVLDVYDTGPGISPPDQTTLFQAFQQVNHTDTQKDGGVGLGLAIVRRICDALGGDISIASTLGVGTRFRVRLPFEAQKSEAYLAANDAIEGRVILVGLPSATTLSASASLLQAGAEVLNIVPPSAALKVRADLILASAALPEDTLRALCNTAPVLIVLRPEDRAEMPRFRTLGAAGWMVRPFRAKSLIERAGLAISGADASETEAPATGQGHVLIADDNPINALIARRAMESSGFTTTVATTGREALDAVEQISPDLILMDLRMPIMDGFEATKKLRAAGHTVPVIAVSAEINPEIERRAREAGANGVAAKPLDAEALRQLALKWTGQSQAGAA, encoded by the coding sequence ATGAGCGAGAATGAGTCCAAGCTGAGCCCGGAACAGTCCTTTCTGGCCACGGCGAGCCATGAAATCCGGACGCCTTTGAACGGCATCCTTGGCACGGTATCCCTGCTGCTGGAAACCGAGCTGAGCCCTGCCCAGCGCGAATATGCCGATGCGATCCAGAATTCCGGCGAGCGTTTGCTGGATTTGCTCAACAATGTGCTTGATTTTGCCCGACTCGATACGGGAGAGATCGAACTCTCGACCGAAGTGTTTCGGCCGACCGCCCTCGCCCGCGAAGTGGTTGAATTGCTGTCGCCGCGGGTGCATGCGCGCGGCCTGGATATTGCGCTGCGCTGTCACGCCGACCGCGCCCTGACCTTGCGAGGCGACGCTGGCAAGACGCGGCAGATCCTGTTCAATCTGATCGGCAATGCATTGAAGTTTACCGAGGACGGCGCCATCCTGGTGGATCTCGCCTTTCAAGGCGGACACCTCGTCCTCGATGTCTATGATACCGGCCCCGGTATCTCTCCGCCGGACCAGACCACCCTGTTCCAGGCCTTCCAGCAGGTCAACCACACCGACACCCAGAAAGATGGCGGGGTCGGTCTCGGCCTCGCGATTGTCCGCCGCATATGCGATGCGCTTGGCGGCGATATCTCGATCGCGAGCACGCTCGGCGTGGGCACCCGCTTTCGGGTGCGTCTGCCTTTCGAAGCACAGAAGTCCGAAGCCTATCTGGCCGCAAATGATGCGATTGAAGGGCGGGTCATTCTGGTCGGCCTGCCCAGCGCCACGACCCTGTCGGCGTCCGCGTCTCTGCTCCAAGCGGGCGCTGAAGTGCTGAACATCGTCCCGCCCAGCGCCGCCCTGAAAGTCCGCGCCGACCTGATCCTCGCCAGTGCTGCCTTGCCGGAAGATACATTGCGCGCCTTGTGCAACACGGCGCCAGTCCTGATCGTTCTTCGCCCGGAAGACCGGGCCGAGATGCCGCGTTTCCGCACACTGGGCGCGGCCGGATGGATGGTGCGCCCGTTCCGAGCCAAGTCGCTGATCGAGCGGGCCGGCCTCGCCATTTCCGGCGCCGATGCCAGCGAAACCGAAGCGCCCGCAACCGGCCAGGGACATGTCCTGATCGCGGATGACAATCCGATCAATGCCCTGATTGCGCGTCGTGCCATGGAATCGTCAGGATTTACCACCACGGTGGCGACCACCGGACGCGAAGCCCTCGACGCCGTCGAGCAAATCAGTCCAGACTTGATATTGATGGATCTCAGAATGCCGATCATGGACGGGTTTGAAGCCACCAAGAAACTGCGGGCCGCCGGACACACCGTTCCGGTGATCGCGGTTTCCGCTGAAATCAATCCCGAGATCGAGCGCCGCGCCCGCGAGGCTGGCGCCAATGGCGTCGCGGCCAAACCGCTCGATGCCGAAGCCCTGCGCCAACTCGCCCTGAAATGGACCGGCCAATCCCAGGCAGGCGCCGCGTGA
- the rpsT gene encoding 30S ribosomal protein S20, translated as MANTKSAKKMVRKIAARTEVNKNRRSRMRTYVRKVEEAIESGDKSAAAEALKAAQPEIMRAAGKGVIHKNTSARKVSRLSARVKAMG; from the coding sequence ATGGCGAACACGAAATCAGCCAAGAAGATGGTGCGCAAGATCGCTGCGCGCACCGAAGTGAACAAGAACCGCCGCTCTCGCATGCGCACCTATGTTCGCAAAGTTGAAGAAGCGATCGAGTCTGGCGACAAGTCCGCCGCCGCTGAAGCGCTGAAAGCCGCACAACCGGAAATCATGCGCGCCGCCGGTAAGGGTGTCATTCACAAGAACACATCTGCGCGCAAGGTTTCGCGCTTGTCAGCCCGCGTCAAGGCGATGGGTTAA
- a CDS encoding DnaA/Hda family protein — MGLTYGVGEQKPATGVNVRNDQLGAKALWSKSLEAMQAKTTPENSQQWLTDLRFVAEVNKAIVIAAPDQLTLDRVVTSFERPLQQAWQKIDPKSRKLKFELWSRVPADVREVVGDPWLIESARVDEDDLDETQMEATAAIGHAMTFSTLVTGPSNARAVGLGKRLAKGAPIPAGVIVIYGEPGTGKTHLLKAVEAETARKGDGRRLAYISAEEFMTRFVTDARAGDTSALQAYVKQNDLLMIDDLHWIAGKAKTDKAFFGALRAVTSMGGHVIITADAAPGDMVGLSKELAGEIKGAASVEVAMPDDEMRKAIIRRHVDLIAKDTPNFALTDAMVDRIVATIRGAGRELCGVLWSLQLETGYGELAPTPEMLETVIRRIAGEPRTPTLDEIKRTCMDVYRISKSDIESSSKVRTICHPRQVAMYLSRVMTDKSFPQIATAYKKKDHTTVLHAYRKIKKALDKGDRDMSDEIERVKNAVFDRLAGHE, encoded by the coding sequence ATGGGGCTGACGTATGGGGTTGGGGAGCAGAAGCCCGCAACTGGGGTGAACGTTAGAAATGACCAACTGGGCGCCAAAGCGCTATGGTCAAAATCGCTTGAGGCGATGCAAGCAAAGACGACACCGGAAAACTCACAGCAATGGCTGACAGATCTCAGATTTGTCGCAGAAGTGAATAAAGCGATCGTCATCGCCGCCCCGGATCAATTGACGCTGGACCGCGTGGTCACCAGCTTTGAGCGCCCGTTGCAGCAGGCGTGGCAAAAAATTGATCCGAAGAGTCGGAAACTCAAATTCGAGCTGTGGAGCCGCGTACCTGCAGACGTCCGCGAGGTGGTCGGCGATCCATGGCTGATTGAAAGCGCCCGCGTCGACGAAGATGATCTGGACGAAACCCAGATGGAAGCGACCGCCGCCATCGGCCACGCAATGACCTTTTCGACCCTGGTTACCGGGCCGTCGAATGCGCGCGCCGTCGGGCTCGGCAAGCGTCTCGCCAAAGGCGCCCCCATTCCGGCCGGTGTGATCGTGATTTACGGCGAACCGGGCACCGGCAAGACCCACCTGCTCAAGGCCGTGGAAGCGGAAACCGCTCGCAAGGGAGACGGACGTCGCCTGGCTTACATCTCAGCCGAAGAATTCATGACGCGCTTTGTCACGGATGCCCGCGCAGGCGATACATCTGCGCTGCAGGCCTATGTGAAGCAGAACGATCTGCTGATGATTGACGACCTGCACTGGATTGCCGGCAAGGCGAAGACAGACAAGGCCTTCTTCGGGGCGCTGCGAGCTGTGACGTCCATGGGCGGGCACGTGATCATCACCGCCGACGCCGCCCCTGGCGACATGGTCGGCCTCTCCAAGGAACTCGCTGGCGAGATCAAGGGCGCCGCCTCCGTGGAAGTGGCGATGCCCGACGATGAGATGCGCAAGGCCATCATTCGCCGTCACGTCGACCTGATCGCCAAGGACACGCCGAACTTCGCCCTGACCGACGCAATGGTGGATCGCATCGTTGCCACGATCCGCGGCGCTGGACGTGAACTGTGCGGAGTATTGTGGAGCCTGCAGCTCGAGACCGGATATGGCGAGCTCGCGCCGACCCCGGAAATGCTGGAGACGGTCATTCGCCGGATTGCGGGTGAGCCGAGAACGCCGACGCTCGACGAAATCAAGCGCACCTGTATGGATGTCTACCGGATCTCAAAATCCGACATTGAAAGCTCCAGCAAGGTCCGTACGATCTGTCATCCGCGTCAGGTGGCCATGTACCTGTCACGGGTCATGACCGACAAATCCTTCCCGCAGATCGCAACCGCCTACAAGAAGAAGGACCACACCACGGTTCTTCATGCCTATCGCAAGATCAAGAAGGCGCTGGACAAGGGTGATCGCGATATGAGCGATGAAATCGAACGGGTGAAAAACGCCGTCTTCGATCGTCTGGCAGGACACGAATAA
- the dnaN gene encoding DNA polymerase III subunit beta has product MKLTIERGALLNALGHVQNVVERRNTIPILSNILVEATGKEVRFTATDLDIEAVDHADAKISTEGAVTAPAGTLFDVVRKLPTGADVALEYDGESRQLVISSGRSEFKLPTLPAGDFQTMVPDEDATEFDLEAADLRRLIDKTRFAISTEETRYYLNGVYLHTADTDGGKKLRTVATDGHRLALSEVDAPKGAETLEGVIVPRKAVGEARRLIDSEDGDVSVSVSDTKVVFKAGRAQLTSKLIDGSFPDYARVIPKGNEKAMIIDNKLFEAAVDRVATVSAERSRSVKLSISEGKLTLAVNSAETGQGHEEIECDYQADGMDIGFNAKYLLDVAAQIEAEDARFLFNDPASPALVLDPGDASAQYVLMPLRV; this is encoded by the coding sequence ATGAAACTGACGATCGAACGTGGTGCGCTCTTGAATGCGCTGGGACATGTCCAGAATGTCGTGGAGCGCCGCAATACGATCCCGATCCTGTCCAACATCCTGGTCGAAGCGACCGGCAAGGAAGTCCGCTTCACGGCGACCGATCTCGATATTGAAGCCGTCGATCATGCTGATGCGAAAATCTCCACTGAAGGCGCGGTGACCGCCCCTGCCGGGACCCTGTTTGATGTTGTCCGCAAACTGCCAACCGGCGCAGATGTGGCGCTGGAATATGACGGAGAGTCGCGACAGCTGGTCATCAGTTCCGGCCGGTCGGAGTTCAAGCTTCCGACGCTCCCTGCGGGCGATTTCCAGACCATGGTGCCAGATGAAGACGCGACAGAGTTTGACCTCGAAGCCGCGGATCTGCGCCGCCTCATCGACAAGACCCGATTTGCCATCTCGACCGAAGAGACGCGCTATTATCTGAATGGCGTGTATCTCCACACCGCGGATACAGATGGTGGCAAGAAGCTGCGCACCGTGGCCACTGACGGCCACCGTCTGGCTTTGTCTGAAGTGGACGCTCCGAAAGGCGCTGAAACGCTTGAGGGTGTGATCGTTCCGCGCAAGGCAGTTGGCGAAGCGCGCCGCCTGATCGATAGCGAAGATGGCGATGTCTCGGTCTCGGTGTCTGACACCAAGGTCGTGTTCAAGGCCGGGCGCGCGCAACTGACGTCGAAACTGATCGATGGCTCTTTCCCGGACTATGCCCGGGTCATCCCGAAAGGGAACGAGAAGGCGATGATCATCGACAACAAATTGTTCGAAGCGGCCGTGGACCGCGTCGCCACGGTTTCGGCTGAGCGGTCGCGCTCCGTGAAACTCTCCATCTCGGAAGGCAAGCTGACGCTAGCGGTGAACAGTGCCGAAACCGGCCAGGGTCATGAAGAGATTGAATGCGACTATCAGGCCGACGGCATGGATATCGGCTTCAACGCCAAATACTTGCTGGATGTCGCCGCTCAGATCGAAGCGGAAGACGCACGCTTCCTGTTCAATGATCCGGCAAGCCCTGCCCTGGTGCTCGACCCGGGCGATGCCAGCGCGCAATACGTGTTGATGCCGCTGCGGGTCTAG